One stretch of Roseibium sp. HPY-6 DNA includes these proteins:
- a CDS encoding sugar ABC transporter permease, with product MAQASVAQDHQSSWWHRNQQQITPWLFLAPGILFFLFYVIFPIFQSFNLSLYEWDGLGQAEYVGLYNYEELYWDEAFYTSLKNNVIWLLLYLLAIPAGLFIALFLNQTVTGIRLYKSLFFFPFVISQVVVGLVFTWFYDPTFGILNVLLGAVGIPPMNVLGDENWVTVGIIVAGLWPQTAYCMILYLTGLNAVDPEQIEAGRLDGAKGWKMLWYIIVPQLRPATFIAFVVTIIGALRSFDLISVMTNGGPFGASRVLSFYMFEVALSEYGFRMGYGAAIAVVLFLIMLAFIAYFLWSMYKEEKAR from the coding sequence ATGGCCCAGGCGTCCGTTGCCCAAGACCACCAGAGCTCGTGGTGGCACCGAAACCAGCAACAAATCACTCCGTGGCTGTTCCTGGCTCCAGGTATTCTATTCTTTCTGTTCTATGTGATCTTCCCGATCTTCCAGTCGTTCAACCTGTCTCTTTATGAATGGGACGGTCTCGGCCAGGCTGAGTATGTCGGACTTTACAACTACGAAGAACTCTATTGGGACGAAGCGTTTTATACGTCGTTGAAAAACAACGTCATCTGGCTGCTTCTCTATCTACTGGCCATTCCTGCCGGGCTTTTCATCGCCCTCTTCCTGAACCAGACAGTGACGGGTATCCGGCTCTATAAATCCCTGTTCTTTTTCCCGTTTGTGATTTCTCAGGTTGTCGTCGGTCTCGTCTTCACATGGTTCTACGACCCGACCTTCGGCATCCTCAATGTGCTTCTTGGCGCTGTCGGCATTCCCCCGATGAATGTGCTTGGCGACGAGAACTGGGTCACCGTCGGGATTATCGTGGCTGGCCTTTGGCCACAGACCGCCTACTGCATGATCCTTTATCTGACAGGTCTCAACGCGGTTGACCCTGAACAGATCGAAGCCGGTCGTCTGGATGGCGCAAAGGGCTGGAAAATGCTGTGGTACATCATTGTTCCCCAGTTGCGCCCGGCCACCTTCATCGCCTTCGTTGTTACCATCATCGGTGCATTGCGGTCTTTCGACCTTATCTCGGTCATGACCAATGGCGGGCCTTTCGGCGCCAGCCGCGTTCTGAGCTTTTACATGTTCGAGGTCGCCCTGTCCGAATACGGGTTCCGCATGGGCTACGGCGCTGCGATTGCGGTCGTCCTGTTCCTGATCATGCTGGCCTTCATCGCCTACTTCCTGTGGTCGATGTACAAAGAAGAAAAGGCGCGCTGA
- a CDS encoding IclR family transcriptional regulator, whose translation MNKQANGDGTVGKALDVLDKVAAVGRPVRFSELLSDSVHPKATLYRLLQTLVSQGMLAYDESQQTYSLGIRLVRLAHAAWRQSSIAPIARPFVRKLSEAVGETVHLAQLDGGQVLYVDKRNAINPIDMYSQAGKIGPGYCTGVGKALLAFLEPDELAEAIKKQSFHAYTPSTLSSEAALRADLEDIKTKGVAFDREEHEPGIICIAAPVLSSKGRPIGALSVTTSTTRKGLEELSEVRPVLLKTASEIAAAVEDWQFPA comes from the coding sequence ATGAACAAGCAGGCCAATGGCGACGGAACTGTCGGCAAGGCGCTCGATGTGCTCGATAAAGTCGCAGCCGTCGGACGTCCGGTCCGCTTTAGTGAATTGCTCTCCGACAGTGTGCACCCCAAGGCAACGCTCTACCGTCTGCTGCAGACCCTGGTGAGCCAGGGCATGCTTGCTTACGACGAAAGCCAGCAAACCTATTCGCTCGGAATTCGGCTTGTCCGGCTTGCCCACGCTGCCTGGCGTCAGAGTTCGATCGCTCCCATCGCCCGGCCGTTCGTACGCAAGCTTTCCGAGGCCGTCGGAGAGACGGTTCACCTGGCCCAACTGGATGGCGGGCAGGTGCTTTATGTCGACAAGCGCAACGCCATCAATCCCATCGACATGTATTCGCAGGCCGGCAAGATCGGACCCGGATATTGTACCGGTGTCGGAAAAGCACTGCTTGCGTTTCTGGAACCGGACGAGCTTGCGGAAGCCATCAAGAAACAGTCTTTCCACGCCTACACACCATCTACATTGAGCAGTGAAGCTGCGCTCAGGGCCGATCTGGAGGACATCAAAACCAAGGGTGTTGCGTTCGACCGGGAGGAGCATGAACCCGGAATCATCTGTATTGCCGCACCTGTCCTGTCCTCGAAAGGGCGTCCGATCGGGGCGCTTTCCGTCACCACATCGACAACACGAAAGGGTCTGGAAGAGCTTTCAGAAGTGCGTCCTGTGCTTTTGAAAACCGCTTCGGAAATTGCTGCAGCCGTTGAAGACTGGCAGTTCCCCGCCTGA
- a CDS encoding alpha-galactosidase gives MQARTWHLGDAHQSLVLASLGDCLPEAVYWGPALPERESYQSLAAAAVTDVTGGMVDRNAPISLNPEASQTFPGQSGLTGRDADGNPLTPRFRFSNETTSEHGLTLVYADTDLELSLVLDLSMDPETSLLQMQTHLESAHKITVDWLAAPVLPVPAHMGEMIEYSGRWCAEFLTRRLPFAPGARVRDNRTGRTDHAHFPALIVCSSQTSNTSGEAYAYHYGWSGGHRMVAEELADGRRQVQFGHASASMKKNHVFRTAPLFATYSGTGFNGAAVRFQKYVRNKLVSGARMPRPVHYNCWEAVYFDHKLDELKSIASRAADLGAERFVLDDGWFGQRDDDTSSLGDWVVDKRKYPDGLKPLIDHVKSLGLQFGIWFEPEMINEDSDLFRAHSEWVLGSADQPKGRQQLVLDMSRDDVRDYLYDCIAKVLAENDIGYIKWDHNRVLPVVDAAQTEGLYALIDRLRADFPHVEIESCASGGGRVDFGILKRTHRVWLSDSNDALERQRIQHDASLFLPASVTGSHVGPRVSHTSGRTINAKFRAWTAAQRHMGFEMDPRELSDEEAEVLKTVTGWWKANRDWMATADILRLDSADPALFAEQQLAEDGDRFVVFAALVRPSNQILQYPLRLTGLDRNALYRITLINRADATGLSRGSPFLKNNDLEASGQYLMSHGLTLPWRFPETIWVLEAKRI, from the coding sequence ATGCAGGCGAGGACCTGGCATCTTGGTGATGCTCATCAAAGCCTGGTGCTCGCCAGCTTGGGGGACTGCCTACCCGAAGCGGTTTATTGGGGGCCCGCGCTTCCCGAGCGGGAGTCCTATCAGTCGCTAGCTGCTGCAGCAGTCACGGATGTCACCGGCGGCATGGTGGACCGGAATGCGCCCATCAGCCTCAACCCGGAAGCGTCTCAGACCTTTCCCGGTCAGTCGGGGCTGACCGGCCGGGACGCCGACGGCAACCCGCTCACACCTCGGTTCCGCTTTTCGAACGAAACAACATCCGAACACGGGCTGACCCTTGTTTATGCGGACACCGACCTCGAACTGAGCCTTGTCCTCGATCTGTCGATGGATCCGGAAACGTCGCTCTTGCAGATGCAGACCCATCTGGAAAGTGCCCACAAGATTACCGTCGACTGGCTCGCAGCTCCGGTCCTCCCTGTTCCTGCTCATATGGGGGAGATGATCGAGTATTCCGGCCGCTGGTGCGCGGAGTTCCTGACGCGCAGGCTTCCTTTCGCGCCGGGAGCACGCGTGCGCGACAACCGGACGGGCCGGACGGATCACGCCCACTTTCCTGCCCTGATTGTTTGTTCGAGCCAGACGAGCAATACGTCGGGAGAAGCTTACGCATATCACTACGGGTGGTCCGGCGGTCACAGGATGGTCGCAGAAGAACTGGCCGACGGACGGCGCCAGGTCCAGTTCGGACACGCCTCTGCGAGCATGAAAAAAAACCATGTCTTCCGCACGGCCCCGCTCTTCGCCACATATTCCGGTACCGGCTTCAACGGCGCTGCTGTGCGTTTCCAAAAATACGTCCGGAACAAGCTGGTCTCCGGCGCAAGGATGCCGCGCCCGGTACATTACAATTGCTGGGAAGCTGTCTATTTCGATCACAAGCTTGACGAACTGAAGTCTATCGCGTCCCGGGCGGCGGACCTTGGGGCAGAGCGTTTTGTGCTGGATGATGGTTGGTTCGGCCAAAGAGACGACGACACGTCCTCCCTTGGAGACTGGGTCGTAGACAAGCGGAAATATCCTGACGGGCTGAAACCGCTCATCGACCACGTCAAATCGCTCGGCCTGCAATTCGGCATCTGGTTCGAACCTGAAATGATCAATGAGGACAGCGACCTGTTCAGGGCGCATTCGGAATGGGTTCTGGGATCGGCTGACCAGCCGAAGGGACGGCAACAGCTTGTCCTCGACATGTCCCGCGATGACGTGCGCGACTATCTTTATGACTGCATTGCCAAGGTGCTTGCGGAAAATGACATTGGCTACATCAAATGGGACCACAATCGCGTTCTGCCCGTGGTCGATGCGGCGCAAACCGAAGGTCTTTACGCGCTGATTGATCGCTTGCGTGCTGATTTCCCGCATGTCGAAATCGAAAGCTGTGCTTCAGGCGGTGGCAGGGTCGATTTCGGAATTCTGAAGCGAACACACAGGGTCTGGCTCTCCGACAGCAATGACGCGCTCGAACGGCAGCGCATTCAGCACGACGCGTCCCTGTTTCTCCCGGCAAGCGTAACAGGCTCGCATGTCGGCCCTCGCGTCAGCCACACTTCGGGCCGGACGATAAACGCCAAGTTTCGCGCATGGACGGCAGCTCAGCGGCATATGGGTTTCGAAATGGACCCGCGGGAATTGTCTGATGAGGAAGCAGAGGTCCTGAAAACCGTCACCGGTTGGTGGAAAGCGAACAGGGACTGGATGGCGACAGCCGATATCTTGCGTCTCGACAGCGCCGATCCGGCGCTGTTCGCCGAACAGCAACTGGCCGAGGACGGCGACCGGTTTGTTGTCTTTGCAGCGCTCGTGCGCCCATCGAACCAGATTCTACAATATCCGTTGCGGCTGACCGGCCTCGACAGGAACGCGCTCTACAGGATCACGTTGATCAATCGCGCCGATGCTACCGGTCTGTCCCGGGGGTCGCCATTCCTGAAGAACAACGACCTTGAGGCAAGTGGGCAATATCTCATGTCGCACGGTCTCACTTTGCCGTGGCGCTTCCCTGAGACGATCTGGGTGCTGGAAGCAAAACGGATTTGA
- a CDS encoding substrate-binding domain-containing protein: MTKRLHRWASPIVAGLSLLAASVPAAQAEDIKIAHVYGKTGPFEAYAKQSHTGLMMGLEYATDGSMEIDGRKIVVIEKDTQLKPDIGKGALAEAYGDDEVDIAVGPVSSGVALAMLPVAEEYEKLLIVEPAVADSITGNNWNRYVFRTSRNSSQDAIANAVALGQEGVSIATLAQDYAFGRDGVAAFKEALAGTGANLVFEEYAPTDTKDFTANAQRIFDALKDEPGRKFLFVIWAGGGNPISKIQAMEPERFGVEIATGGNILAAMKAYKELPGMEGATYYYYEIPKNPVNDWLVSEHQKRFDAPPDFFTAGGMSAGIAIVEAIRKAGSTETEELISAMEGMEFETPKGKMVFRAEDHQALQPMYHFKIRVDPDVEWGIPELVRELKIEDMDIPIRNQ; encoded by the coding sequence ATGACCAAACGCCTTCACCGCTGGGCAAGTCCGATTGTGGCCGGCCTGAGCCTTCTCGCTGCGAGCGTACCCGCCGCCCAGGCGGAAGATATCAAGATCGCTCACGTCTACGGTAAAACCGGACCGTTCGAAGCCTATGCAAAGCAGTCCCATACAGGTCTGATGATGGGGCTTGAATACGCCACCGACGGCTCGATGGAGATCGACGGCCGCAAGATCGTGGTGATCGAAAAGGATACGCAACTCAAGCCGGATATCGGCAAGGGGGCGCTTGCCGAAGCTTATGGCGATGATGAAGTCGATATAGCAGTCGGGCCGGTTTCTTCCGGTGTTGCGCTCGCCATGCTGCCGGTCGCCGAAGAATATGAAAAGCTGCTGATCGTGGAACCGGCCGTTGCCGATTCCATCACAGGCAACAATTGGAACCGCTACGTCTTCCGGACATCGCGCAACTCGTCGCAGGACGCGATTGCCAACGCTGTCGCTCTCGGTCAGGAAGGCGTCTCCATCGCGACGCTCGCGCAGGACTATGCGTTCGGACGCGACGGAGTTGCCGCCTTCAAGGAAGCGCTGGCGGGTACGGGTGCCAACCTTGTTTTCGAGGAATACGCCCCCACCGACACCAAGGACTTTACCGCGAACGCGCAGCGTATTTTCGATGCCTTGAAGGATGAGCCGGGCCGCAAATTCCTGTTCGTGATCTGGGCCGGCGGCGGCAATCCGATCAGCAAGATCCAGGCAATGGAGCCGGAACGGTTCGGCGTTGAGATCGCAACGGGCGGCAATATCCTGGCGGCCATGAAGGCCTACAAGGAGCTGCCTGGAATGGAAGGCGCGACCTACTACTATTATGAGATCCCGAAAAATCCGGTGAACGACTGGCTGGTCTCCGAGCACCAGAAACGGTTCGATGCACCGCCCGACTTCTTCACCGCGGGTGGCATGTCCGCCGGGATTGCAATCGTTGAGGCCATCCGCAAGGCGGGTTCAACGGAAACGGAAGAGCTGATCAGTGCGATGGAAGGCATGGAATTCGAAACGCCGAAAGGCAAGATGGTTTTCCGTGCCGAAGATCATCAGGCGCTGCAGCCCATGTATCACTTCAAGATCCGTGTCGATCCCGATGTCGAGTGGGGTATTCCGGAACTGGTGCGTGAGTTGAAGATCGAGGATATGGATATTCCGATCCGCAATCAGTAA
- a CDS encoding ABC transporter ATP-binding protein, whose product MATEKPILETRDLTIRFGGHVAIDRVSCGFDRGTLTAIVGPNGAGKTTYFNLISGQLKATGGTVTLNGEDITRHSVPDRTDRGIGRAFQLTNLFPTLTVRENVRLVVQSRARKGFDLFSIAESHIELLERADHVLAEVRLIDQADQIVSALPHGDQRKLEVALLIALGPQVLMFDEPTAGMSVDEVPVILELIRKLKADMDRTILLVEHKMDVIRSLADRIVVLHNGELVADGDPAEVIALPVVQEAYLGKAPEAA is encoded by the coding sequence GTGGCGACAGAAAAACCCATTCTCGAAACTCGTGACCTGACAATCCGCTTCGGTGGTCATGTTGCGATTGACCGCGTCTCATGCGGGTTCGACAGGGGAACGCTTACCGCTATTGTCGGACCGAACGGTGCAGGAAAGACGACCTATTTCAATCTCATTTCAGGGCAATTGAAGGCGACGGGAGGTACCGTGACGCTGAACGGTGAAGACATCACACGACACTCCGTTCCCGACCGGACAGATCGCGGCATCGGACGTGCCTTCCAGCTGACGAACCTGTTTCCCACCTTAACCGTGCGCGAAAACGTGCGCCTTGTCGTACAGTCCAGGGCGCGTAAAGGGTTCGATCTGTTCTCGATCGCGGAAAGCCATATCGAGCTTCTGGAACGCGCCGATCACGTTCTGGCAGAAGTCCGGCTGATCGATCAGGCCGACCAGATCGTTTCGGCGCTTCCCCATGGCGACCAGCGCAAGCTTGAAGTCGCGTTGCTGATCGCACTGGGTCCTCAGGTTTTGATGTTCGACGAACCGACAGCGGGCATGAGCGTCGACGAGGTCCCGGTCATTCTGGAGCTGATCCGGAAACTGAAAGCGGACATGGACCGGACCATCCTGCTGGTGGAACACAAGATGGACGTGATCCGATCCCTGGCCGACCGGATTGTCGTCCTGCACAACGGCGAACTGGTCGCAGATGGCGACCCCGCCGAAGTGATCGCGCTGCCGGTCGTGCAGGAGGCCTATCTCGGCAAGGCTCCGGAGGCGGCCTGA
- the ugpC gene encoding sn-glycerol-3-phosphate ABC transporter ATP-binding protein UgpC: MSGVTLTKAVKKYADLQVIHGVDLQIDHGEFCVFVGPSGCGKSTLLRMIAGLEETTTGQIQIGGRDVTKLDPSERGVAMVFQTYALYPHMSVEENMGFGLKMNGHPKAEINAKVSEASRILKLDPYLKRKPKALSGGQRQRVAIGRAIVRGPEVFLFDEPLSNLDAELRVDMRVEIARLHKDIGATMIYVTHDQVEAMTLADKIVVLRAGKIEQVGSPMKLYSDPDNRFVAGFIGSPSMNFVEGVAAEGGVTIPAFGGITVPTTVALPGAGKKVLVGLRPQHLKISESSEGATVDLCEQLGGVAYSYLICPTGERIIVETKGEEAPVTEGHVEVTFDPSSAFFFDAETEARLR; the protein is encoded by the coding sequence ATGTCTGGCGTCACGCTGACCAAAGCAGTCAAAAAATATGCCGACCTGCAAGTCATCCACGGCGTGGATCTTCAGATCGATCATGGCGAATTCTGTGTCTTTGTCGGCCCGTCCGGCTGTGGCAAGTCCACCTTGCTGCGCATGATCGCCGGACTTGAAGAAACGACCACCGGACAGATCCAGATCGGTGGCCGCGACGTGACGAAGCTTGATCCGTCTGAGCGCGGCGTGGCGATGGTGTTCCAGACCTATGCGCTTTATCCGCATATGTCGGTTGAAGAGAATATGGGCTTCGGGCTCAAGATGAATGGCCACCCCAAAGCCGAGATTAACGCGAAGGTTTCCGAAGCGAGCCGTATCCTGAAGCTGGATCCTTACCTCAAGCGTAAGCCGAAAGCACTTTCGGGTGGTCAGCGCCAGCGTGTTGCCATTGGCCGTGCCATCGTGCGCGGACCTGAAGTTTTCCTCTTCGACGAACCGCTGTCCAACCTCGACGCGGAACTGCGTGTCGACATGCGTGTTGAAATCGCGCGGCTGCACAAGGATATCGGCGCAACGATGATCTACGTGACGCATGACCAGGTCGAGGCCATGACGCTTGCAGACAAGATCGTCGTGCTGCGCGCAGGCAAAATCGAACAGGTCGGGTCGCCAATGAAGCTTTACTCCGACCCGGACAACAGGTTTGTTGCAGGATTTATCGGTTCGCCTAGCATGAACTTTGTCGAAGGCGTTGCGGCTGAAGGTGGCGTTACCATTCCTGCATTTGGCGGCATAACTGTCCCAACGACAGTGGCGCTTCCGGGTGCCGGCAAAAAGGTCCTTGTCGGATTGCGACCGCAGCATCTGAAGATTTCCGAGAGCTCCGAGGGTGCGACCGTCGACCTTTGCGAACAGCTCGGCGGTGTTGCCTACTCCTATCTGATCTGTCCGACCGGTGAGCGGATCATCGTGGAGACCAAAGGCGAGGAAGCCCCGGTCACAGAGGGCCATGTCGAAGTGACTTTTGATCCTTCTTCCGCTTTCTTCTTCGACGCAGAGACCGAAGCGCGGTTGCGGTAA
- a CDS encoding ABC transporter substrate-binding protein, translating into MRSMLKTSAAAFAILAGTMGAVSADGLTGDLKIFLDTSNPAPRATMENMIAQFQEKNPDLNIETTVIDREAYKTQIRNFLTANAPDVATWYAANRMRPYVEAGLFEDVSDLWAEPAIADNLASTKGAMTIDGKQWGVPYTYYQWGVYYRKDIFDELGLSEPTTWEEEKANCQKIIDAGKKCYTIGTKFLWTAGGWFDYLNMRTNGFDFHMDLLTGKASWQSDEVRKTFANWRELIDMGAFIDNHQTYSWQEALPFMVQGDAAAYLMGNFAVAPLRDAGLTDDQLDFYQFVEITPGIEKAEDAPTDTFHIPANAQNKEAAREFLRFVVSPDVQTEINNGKNLGQLPVNANSSVDDDKFLVQGFEMLSSNSPGGVAQFFDRDAPAEMAKVAMEGLQEFMVKPDNLDKILARLDRARERIYK; encoded by the coding sequence ATGCGTTCCATGTTGAAGACGTCCGCTGCTGCTTTTGCCATTCTGGCAGGCACAATGGGCGCTGTTTCTGCTGACGGCCTGACAGGCGATCTCAAGATTTTCCTCGACACGTCGAACCCGGCACCCCGGGCCACGATGGAGAACATGATTGCGCAGTTCCAGGAGAAAAACCCGGACCTGAACATCGAAACCACCGTGATCGACCGTGAGGCCTACAAAACCCAGATCCGCAACTTCCTGACCGCGAATGCGCCGGATGTCGCGACCTGGTACGCTGCCAACCGCATGCGTCCCTATGTTGAAGCCGGCCTGTTCGAGGACGTCTCTGATCTGTGGGCAGAGCCTGCAATCGCCGACAATCTGGCATCGACAAAAGGCGCGATGACCATCGACGGCAAGCAGTGGGGCGTCCCTTACACGTACTACCAGTGGGGCGTTTACTACCGCAAAGACATCTTCGACGAACTCGGCCTCAGCGAGCCGACGACCTGGGAAGAAGAAAAAGCCAACTGCCAGAAAATCATCGATGCCGGCAAGAAGTGCTACACGATCGGCACCAAGTTCCTCTGGACCGCAGGCGGCTGGTTCGACTACCTGAACATGCGCACCAACGGCTTTGACTTCCACATGGACCTGCTGACCGGCAAGGCTTCCTGGCAGTCCGACGAAGTCCGCAAGACGTTCGCCAACTGGCGCGAGCTCATCGACATGGGCGCGTTCATCGACAATCACCAGACCTACAGCTGGCAGGAAGCTCTGCCGTTCATGGTTCAAGGTGACGCGGCAGCCTACCTCATGGGTAACTTTGCTGTTGCACCGCTGCGTGACGCCGGTCTCACGGATGATCAGCTCGACTTCTACCAGTTCGTGGAAATCACGCCTGGCATCGAGAAGGCTGAAGACGCTCCGACCGACACGTTCCACATTCCTGCCAATGCACAGAACAAGGAAGCGGCACGCGAATTCCTGCGGTTTGTTGTTTCTCCGGACGTTCAGACAGAGATCAACAACGGCAAGAACCTGGGTCAGTTGCCAGTTAACGCCAACTCTTCGGTCGATGACGACAAGTTCCTCGTCCAGGGCTTCGAGATGCTCTCGAGCAATTCTCCAGGTGGCGTTGCCCAGTTCTTCGACCGCGACGCGCCGGCTGAAATGGCAAAGGTTGCCATGGAAGGCCTGCAGGAATTCATGGTCAAGCCGGATAACCTCGACAAGATCCTGGCCCGCCTGGATCGCGCCCGCGAGCGCATCTACAAGTAA
- a CDS encoding carbohydrate ABC transporter permease has translation MFPTPIERTPRSWQVTYQAFLPLALILWLLPLIAVAIFSVKPDSDFANANYWGWPSEFKGFSNYWLVFTASDMPQYMLNSFKITIPTVIGAVALSCMTGFALGIYKFKANIWIFFMFVAGNFVPFQILMVPVRDLTLQLGLYNTITGLVLFHVAFQTGFCTLFMRNFIRALPFELIEAARVEGISEWRIFWFVVLPLMKPAIAALSVLMFTFIWNDYFWAIVLTQGVESQPVTAGITSFNAQYRAAYHLMSAGSIVAALPPVAMFFLMQRHFIAGLTLGAVK, from the coding sequence ATGTTTCCGACACCGATCGAACGCACACCGCGCTCCTGGCAGGTCACCTATCAGGCATTCCTGCCGCTGGCGCTGATCCTCTGGCTGCTGCCCCTCATCGCTGTTGCCATTTTCTCAGTCAAGCCCGACTCCGACTTCGCCAACGCGAACTACTGGGGCTGGCCGTCGGAATTCAAGGGGTTTTCCAACTACTGGCTGGTGTTCACCGCATCCGACATGCCGCAATATATGCTGAACTCGTTCAAGATCACGATCCCGACCGTGATCGGTGCGGTGGCGCTCTCCTGCATGACCGGATTTGCGCTCGGCATCTACAAGTTCAAGGCAAACATCTGGATCTTCTTCATGTTTGTCGCCGGTAATTTTGTACCGTTCCAGATCCTTATGGTCCCCGTTCGCGATCTCACGCTTCAGCTGGGTCTCTATAACACCATTACGGGTCTGGTTCTGTTCCACGTTGCCTTCCAGACCGGGTTCTGCACCCTCTTCATGCGCAACTTCATCCGCGCCCTCCCGTTCGAGTTGATCGAGGCGGCGCGCGTAGAGGGCATCTCTGAATGGCGGATTTTCTGGTTCGTGGTGCTTCCGCTGATGAAGCCTGCGATTGCCGCGCTGTCTGTTCTGATGTTCACCTTCATCTGGAACGACTACTTCTGGGCGATTGTCCTGACGCAGGGCGTGGAAAGCCAACCGGTCACGGCAGGGATCACCTCGTTCAACGCGCAATATCGCGCCGCATATCATCTGATGAGTGCCGGTTCGATCGTTGCAGCGCTTCCGCCGGTGGCCATGTTCTTCTTGATGCAGCGGCACTTTATCGCCGGCCTGACACTCGGGGCTGTTAAATGA
- a CDS encoding SDR family oxidoreductase: MHANYPDLKGQSVFITGGGSGIGAELTSGFLAQGAKVAFVQRSDASEFCDEMERQHGNRPLFLPCDISDIDQLKGAIDKAAEAHGAITVLVNNAANDKRHATEEVDEEFWDWSQSINLKAYFFACQHVIAGMRAAGGGSIINFTSISYMMGNAGYAAYTTANSGINGMTRSLAREFGPENIRVNAIAPGWVLTQKQKDLWVTPEALAAHIDRQCLKFELAPEDMVDPVLFLASKTSRGMTGQAMVVDGGVVVTG, translated from the coding sequence ATGCACGCAAACTATCCTGACCTGAAGGGCCAATCGGTCTTCATCACCGGCGGTGGTTCCGGCATCGGCGCAGAGCTCACAAGCGGATTCCTGGCACAAGGTGCAAAAGTCGCTTTTGTCCAACGTTCGGATGCAAGCGAATTTTGCGACGAGATGGAACGCCAACATGGCAATCGGCCATTGTTTTTGCCCTGCGATATCTCCGATATCGACCAGCTGAAAGGTGCGATCGACAAGGCTGCCGAAGCGCACGGTGCAATAACGGTACTTGTCAACAACGCGGCCAACGACAAACGCCACGCGACAGAAGAAGTGGACGAGGAATTCTGGGACTGGTCTCAGTCGATCAACCTGAAAGCCTATTTCTTTGCCTGTCAGCACGTCATCGCAGGCATGCGCGCGGCCGGCGGCGGATCGATCATCAACTTCACGTCCATTTCATATATGATGGGCAATGCAGGCTATGCCGCCTACACAACGGCGAATTCCGGGATCAACGGCATGACCCGGAGCCTTGCCCGCGAGTTCGGTCCGGAAAACATCCGGGTCAATGCCATTGCACCAGGCTGGGTGCTGACACAAAAACAAAAAGACTTGTGGGTGACGCCGGAAGCACTCGCGGCACATATTGACCGCCAGTGCCTGAAGTTTGAACTAGCGCCCGAAGATATGGTCGATCCGGTCCTGTTCCTGGCATCGAAAACCAGCAGGGGCATGACGGGGCAAGCGATGGTCGTCGACGGCGGAGTAGTGGTGACGGGATGA
- a CDS encoding ABC transporter ATP-binding protein: MSDTLLSLAGVHTLIGPYHILQGVDLVVPEGGVTVLLGRNGAGKTTTLRTIMGLWTASQGEIRFGDHLITKLETPDISRRGVAYVPEDMGIFTDLTVAENMVLAASNGPVDQKRLGWIKELFPPIGTFWEASAGTLSGGQKQMLSVARAIIEPRRLILIDEPTKGLAPAIINAMTEAMRELKQTDTTILLVEQNFAMASAIGDTVAVMDDGRIIHAGQMSELIEDDGLQERLMGLSLEAHQ, translated from the coding sequence ATGTCCGACACCCTGCTTTCTCTTGCCGGCGTGCACACGCTTATCGGTCCCTACCACATTCTTCAGGGCGTGGATCTCGTCGTGCCGGAAGGCGGTGTGACCGTTCTTCTGGGACGCAATGGCGCGGGCAAGACCACAACGCTCAGAACCATCATGGGCCTTTGGACTGCCAGCCAGGGTGAGATCCGTTTTGGTGATCACCTCATCACGAAGCTGGAAACGCCCGACATTTCCCGGCGCGGCGTTGCCTATGTGCCGGAAGACATGGGCATCTTCACGGATCTGACGGTTGCCGAGAACATGGTGCTTGCCGCATCAAACGGACCTGTCGATCAGAAACGTCTTGGCTGGATCAAGGAGCTGTTTCCACCGATCGGCACCTTCTGGGAGGCCTCCGCCGGAACCCTCTCGGGTGGTCAGAAACAGATGCTGTCCGTTGCCCGTGCCATCATCGAACCTCGGCGGCTGATCCTGATTGACGAGCCGACCAAAGGACTCGCACCGGCCATCATCAATGCGATGACCGAAGCCATGCGCGAACTGAAACAGACGGACACGACGATCCTGCTCGTTGAACAGAATTTCGCGATGGCGTCCGCCATTGGCGACACTGTCGCCGTCATGGATGACGGCCGCATCATTCACGCCGGGCAGATGAGCGAACTGATTGAAGACGATGGCTTGCAGGAGAGATTGATGGGGTTGAGCCTGGAGGCGCATCAATGA